In the Ilumatobacteraceae bacterium genome, one interval contains:
- a CDS encoding ABC transporter ATP-binding protein — MNHDSIDGGPSAASLLAVDEVCTDFTTERGQLRAVDGVSLRVSVGETLGIVGESGSGKSVLMRTIMGLLPRHGVTVAGQAVFDGQDLLGSRRTTRRLWGTEIAMVFQDPMTSLNPTKRVGQHITESLRYHLRLGRRDAQREAISLLDQVGIPDAARRVDQYPHELSGGMRQRVTIAVAIACRPRLLIADEPTTALDVTVQQQILELLGRLQAERGMAMILVTHDLGVVAGRTDRVAVMYSGRIIETAETAATFADVRHPYTEGLLASIPRITDASQKALDALPGRPPDLVALPDGCRFEPRCSYATQRCGEVDPPLESDPHGHAVACWHPRGNAPQPHVDTDSGRA; from the coding sequence ATGAACCACGATTCGATCGACGGGGGGCCGTCCGCTGCGTCACTGCTCGCCGTCGACGAGGTCTGCACCGACTTCACGACCGAGCGCGGGCAGCTTCGTGCGGTCGATGGGGTCTCCCTGCGGGTATCGGTCGGGGAGACGCTCGGCATCGTCGGCGAATCCGGTTCTGGGAAGTCCGTACTGATGCGGACGATCATGGGCTTGCTGCCCCGCCACGGAGTCACCGTGGCGGGGCAGGCGGTGTTCGACGGTCAGGACCTGCTGGGTTCGCGACGCACGACACGACGACTCTGGGGGACCGAGATCGCCATGGTCTTCCAGGATCCGATGACGTCGCTCAATCCCACGAAGCGGGTCGGCCAACACATCACGGAGTCGCTCCGCTATCACCTCCGCCTCGGTCGCCGCGACGCACAACGCGAGGCGATCTCGCTGCTCGACCAGGTCGGAATCCCGGATGCTGCCCGCAGAGTGGACCAGTACCCCCACGAGCTGTCGGGTGGGATGCGCCAGCGTGTCACGATCGCCGTCGCGATCGCGTGCCGGCCGCGTTTGTTGATCGCCGATGAACCCACGACGGCGCTCGATGTCACCGTGCAGCAGCAGATCCTCGAGCTGCTCGGCCGCCTGCAGGCCGAGCGCGGCATGGCCATGATCCTCGTGACCCACGATCTCGGTGTCGTCGCCGGAAGAACGGATCGCGTGGCGGTGATGTACTCCGGCCGAATCATCGAGACCGCCGAGACGGCCGCCACATTCGCCGACGTCCGCCACCCCTACACCGAAGGACTCCTGGCGTCGATTCCGCGCATCACCGACGCCAGTCAGAAAGCACTCGACGCGCTGCCCGGTCGTCCGCCGGACCTCGTGGCGTTGCCCGACGGTTGCCGTTTCGAGCCTCGATGCAGCTACGCCACGCAGCGCTGCGGCGAGGTCGACCCGCCGCTCGAGTCGGACCCCCACGGCCACGCCGTGGCCTGCTGGCATCCGCGTGGCAACGCCCCGCAGCCTCACGTCGACACGGACTCGGGTCGGGCCTGA
- a CDS encoding ABC transporter substrate-binding protein, translating into MRARTKKGFGALVALTLVATACGGDDDTDSAPTPTDADSTADDTSDDGESGETDDTSDDGESSESDDTSDDTGTTDADGSGAGTCEGETGGVLTYGSPSQPAGLDPVLVPGAESTGITAVAQIYDTLMQWDSDSGTYMPRVAESLEPDADFINWTLTLREGIAFGNGDPLTADAVKASIERFNELSTGPFKSLTSKITAMEVIDDLTLVFTLNEAWSGFPFTLSLQPGMIVNTAVVDAAGESFALDPAGAGVGAYELDTFTSGEITTLTAKEDYWNGTPCIEELRFVPLPADQARLEAFENGEFDVVYLRDPIPLEASSEYPGFSRYVSASSALLFNSGVGAPSPANDVRVRQGLALAIDTEAVNERANEGLGDADGAVLGASSRFDLEVAATAPDVEAARALLDEAKADGWDGNLRLICDAGREEVALAIAAQAADAGVTIDVQVVPNFGPLVDAIIVNQDFDLACWGFNTADEQPWVSFNNSLSSDSPANYGGGVSPRADQAVDDLRVASTADEVTQALNEIQAEWNEIVPALILLSTADRVIHNEAVTGIQPSSNTMTFFADASIES; encoded by the coding sequence ATGAGAGCACGCACGAAGAAGGGGTTCGGAGCGCTCGTGGCGCTGACCCTCGTCGCCACGGCATGCGGCGGCGACGACGACACCGACAGCGCCCCGACGCCCACGGATGCCGATTCGACGGCCGACGACACGTCCGACGACGGCGAATCGGGCGAGACCGACGACACGTCCGACGACGGCGAATCCAGCGAGAGCGACGACACGTCCGACGACACCGGCACCACGGATGCCGACGGGTCGGGCGCCGGCACCTGCGAGGGTGAGACGGGCGGAGTGCTCACGTACGGCTCGCCCAGCCAACCCGCCGGGCTGGATCCGGTGTTGGTTCCCGGAGCGGAGTCCACCGGCATCACCGCAGTCGCACAGATCTACGACACCCTGATGCAGTGGGATTCCGACTCCGGCACGTACATGCCACGCGTTGCCGAGTCATTGGAACCCGACGCCGATTTCATCAACTGGACCCTGACGCTGCGCGAGGGCATCGCATTCGGCAATGGTGATCCGCTCACCGCCGACGCGGTCAAGGCCAGCATCGAGCGGTTCAACGAACTCTCCACCGGGCCGTTCAAGAGCCTCACCTCGAAGATCACCGCCATGGAGGTCATCGACGACCTGACCCTGGTCTTCACGTTGAACGAGGCGTGGTCGGGCTTCCCGTTCACCCTGTCGCTCCAGCCCGGGATGATCGTCAACACGGCGGTCGTCGATGCGGCAGGCGAGTCCTTTGCCCTGGATCCGGCCGGCGCCGGCGTCGGTGCCTACGAACTCGACACCTTCACATCCGGAGAGATCACCACGCTCACGGCCAAGGAGGACTACTGGAACGGCACGCCCTGCATCGAGGAACTTCGGTTCGTGCCACTGCCCGCCGACCAAGCTCGCCTGGAAGCTTTCGAGAACGGTGAGTTCGATGTCGTGTACCTCAGGGACCCGATCCCGCTCGAGGCGAGCTCCGAGTACCCTGGCTTCAGCCGGTACGTGAGTGCGTCGAGCGCGTTGCTGTTCAACTCCGGGGTCGGTGCCCCGTCACCGGCGAACGATGTGCGGGTTCGCCAGGGCTTGGCGTTGGCGATCGACACCGAAGCAGTGAACGAACGTGCCAACGAAGGGCTCGGTGACGCCGACGGCGCAGTGTTGGGGGCGAGTTCGCGGTTCGACCTCGAGGTCGCTGCAACCGCTCCGGACGTGGAAGCTGCCCGCGCGCTGCTCGACGAAGCGAAGGCAGACGGTTGGGACGGCAACCTGAGGTTGATCTGCGACGCCGGTCGTGAAGAGGTGGCGCTGGCCATCGCCGCTCAGGCGGCCGACGCCGGGGTGACGATCGACGTCCAGGTCGTGCCGAACTTCGGGCCACTGGTCGATGCCATCATCGTGAATCAGGACTTCGACCTGGCGTGCTGGGGATTCAACACCGCCGACGAGCAGCCGTGGGTTTCGTTCAACAACTCCCTCTCGAGCGACAGCCCAGCCAACTATGGTGGCGGCGTGAGTCCTCGCGCCGATCAAGCGGTCGATGATCTCCGGGTCGCTTCGACCGCAGACGAGGTCACGCAGGCCCTCAACGAGATCCAGGCAGAGTGGAACGAGATCGTGCCGGCTCTCATCTTGCTGAGCACCGCGGACCGCGTCATCCACAACGAAGCCGTCACCGGAATCCAGCCGTCGAGTAACACGATGACGTTCTTCGCTGACGCCTCCATCGAGTCGTAG
- a CDS encoding glucose 1-dehydrogenase has translation MTTDVNVRELVERRGLRGRVAVVTGAGSGIGLSTVRRLAEEGMSVVVGDIDRTSAEEVAEQLRADGFEASAIVADVADENQVASLVASTIERYGQIDVLHNNAGAVELDTIGRDGDIRRLDIDVWDRTMAVNLRGVMLCTKHASPHMVEAGRGSIINTSSGSGLTGHSTRSAYGASKAGVNMFTQYTATAFGRDGIRCNAIAPGLIMTPAAERNLTESDVDMFSRHALTRRLGTPEDIAAMVAFLASDEAGFITGQVISVDGGALAHSPTYAEVEILRTQRDHDRSREGKLPS, from the coding sequence ATGACCACTGATGTGAACGTCCGCGAACTCGTCGAGCGCCGCGGGCTCCGAGGACGGGTGGCTGTCGTGACCGGCGCCGGGAGCGGGATCGGTCTGTCGACCGTCCGCCGCCTGGCCGAGGAGGGTATGTCGGTCGTCGTCGGCGACATCGACCGCACGAGTGCGGAAGAGGTTGCCGAGCAGCTGCGAGCCGACGGGTTCGAGGCATCGGCCATCGTCGCCGATGTCGCCGACGAGAACCAGGTCGCCTCCTTGGTCGCGTCCACGATCGAGCGATACGGCCAGATCGACGTGTTGCACAACAACGCCGGAGCGGTCGAGCTGGACACCATCGGCCGCGATGGCGACATTCGCCGGCTCGACATCGACGTGTGGGACCGCACGATGGCGGTGAACCTCCGGGGCGTCATGCTCTGCACCAAGCATGCGAGCCCGCACATGGTCGAGGCCGGTCGGGGATCGATCATCAACACGAGTTCGGGTTCCGGCCTGACCGGCCACTCAACGCGTTCGGCGTACGGCGCGTCGAAGGCGGGTGTGAACATGTTCACGCAGTACACGGCGACGGCATTCGGACGGGACGGCATCCGGTGCAACGCGATCGCGCCCGGCTTGATCATGACGCCGGCTGCCGAACGGAACCTGACCGAGAGTGACGTCGACATGTTCTCCCGTCATGCGCTCACCCGGCGGCTCGGCACCCCCGAGGACATTGCGGCGATGGTCGCGTTTCTTGCCTCCGACGAGGCCGGCTTCATCACCGGTCAGGTCATCTCGGTCGATGGTGGTGCGCTGGCGCACTCCCCCACGTACGCCGAAGTCGAGATCCTGCGAACCCAGAGAGATCACGACCGCTCGCGCGAGGGCAAGCTGCCGTCGTAG
- a CDS encoding amidohydrolase family protein, translated as MKTAMPPVEWFVDADSHLYEPRDAFTRYIEPEFRERAVRVEHVDGQEQIMVGDVPMTFVQPLYDTVPVPGSLREVLRALDSGQITEERLTGPNRPEFVDPAARLAWMDDHFVERAVVVPSLGGVVETFMDDDAAQTDANIRAFNRWLDDDWGLTYEDRIFTTPMVSLLDVDLAVGQIEWIADHGGRFAHLRPGPAGDRSPADPVFDPFWARVEEAGIVVVLHISESGYNRDLTTRWSEAPRPNAWNISAFQWTVAYGDRPIMDTIAAFVLHNLFGRFPKLRVMSLENGSLWVPYLLAAMDKMKGMGRRSPWLGGPVLDRPSDICREHLYVSPFHEEDHRPVVELLGADRVVFGSDFPHPEGVAEPIDYLEGLANLPPDAVARIMRHNLNELLG; from the coding sequence ATGAAGACTGCGATGCCGCCCGTCGAGTGGTTCGTCGACGCGGACAGCCACCTGTACGAGCCCCGCGACGCGTTCACCAGATACATCGAACCCGAGTTCCGTGAACGCGCGGTGCGGGTCGAGCACGTCGACGGTCAGGAACAGATCATGGTGGGCGATGTTCCCATGACCTTCGTGCAGCCGCTGTACGACACGGTTCCGGTGCCGGGCAGTCTGCGTGAGGTGCTGCGCGCGCTCGACAGCGGGCAGATCACCGAGGAGCGGTTGACCGGTCCGAACCGACCGGAGTTCGTTGACCCGGCGGCTCGGCTCGCATGGATGGATGACCACTTCGTCGAACGTGCGGTCGTGGTTCCCAGTCTCGGCGGAGTGGTCGAGACGTTCATGGATGACGACGCGGCGCAGACCGACGCGAACATTCGAGCGTTCAATCGTTGGCTCGACGACGACTGGGGCCTGACATACGAGGACCGCATCTTCACGACGCCGATGGTCTCGCTCCTCGACGTCGACCTGGCTGTCGGGCAGATCGAGTGGATCGCCGACCACGGCGGGCGGTTCGCGCATCTTCGACCCGGTCCGGCAGGCGATCGCTCTCCTGCCGACCCGGTGTTCGATCCTTTCTGGGCGCGAGTCGAAGAGGCCGGCATCGTCGTGGTCCTCCACATCTCGGAGAGCGGGTACAACCGGGACCTCACCACTCGTTGGAGTGAGGCCCCTCGTCCGAACGCATGGAACATCTCGGCGTTCCAGTGGACCGTGGCGTACGGCGATCGGCCGATCATGGACACGATCGCCGCGTTCGTCCTGCACAACCTGTTCGGCCGGTTCCCGAAGCTGCGGGTCATGAGCCTCGAGAACGGCTCGCTGTGGGTGCCGTACCTACTCGCGGCGATGGACAAGATGAAGGGCATGGGTCGTCGTAGCCCGTGGCTGGGCGGGCCGGTGCTCGACCGTCCGAGCGACATCTGTCGCGAACACCTCTACGTCTCGCCCTTCCACGAGGAAGATCATCGCCCGGTGGTCGAGCTGTTGGGGGCCGACCGGGTCGTCTTCGGCTCGGATTTCCCTCACCCCGAGGGCGTCGCCGAGCCGATCGACTACCTCGAGGGCCTGGCGAATCTGCCGCCCGATGCGGTGGCGCGCATCATGCGACACAACCTGAACGAACTGTTGGGATGA
- a CDS encoding SDR family NAD(P)-dependent oxidoreductase: protein MGLLDGKVAIVTGAAHGIGRGHALELAKEGAKVVVNDLGCSVDGADSSMDADLTVGLIEEAGGTAVANYEDVADFDGAGRMVEQAIDAYGKLDILVNNAGIARDTMIFNMTEEAWDSVIRVHLKGTFAPTHHAAKYWRAETKADRPVAGRVINTTSGAGVFGNAGQANYATAKAGLIGFTQTVSVELRRLGVTVNCISPTGTTRIAATIPTAGIPIKEPNEYTEFDLMDPSSSAPLVAWLSSDKAAHITGQVIRAYGDRLARILPLSYGPEVNNGDKRWTPEAAGARVDMDLFGVVTPGLRY, encoded by the coding sequence ATGGGTCTGCTCGACGGCAAAGTAGCGATCGTCACCGGAGCTGCACACGGCATCGGGCGCGGTCACGCGCTCGAACTCGCCAAGGAAGGTGCCAAGGTCGTCGTCAACGACCTGGGTTGCTCGGTCGATGGTGCCGATTCGAGCATGGACGCCGACCTCACGGTCGGCCTGATCGAAGAGGCCGGCGGGACCGCCGTCGCGAACTACGAAGACGTCGCAGATTTCGATGGCGCCGGGCGCATGGTCGAACAGGCGATCGACGCATACGGCAAGCTCGACATCCTCGTGAACAACGCCGGGATCGCTCGTGACACGATGATCTTCAACATGACCGAAGAGGCCTGGGATTCGGTCATCCGCGTGCACCTCAAGGGAACGTTCGCCCCGACCCATCACGCTGCCAAGTACTGGCGTGCCGAAACCAAGGCCGATCGCCCCGTGGCCGGCCGTGTGATCAACACGACGTCAGGCGCCGGAGTGTTCGGCAACGCCGGGCAGGCGAACTACGCCACGGCGAAGGCCGGACTGATCGGCTTCACGCAGACCGTCAGCGTCGAACTCCGTCGTCTCGGCGTCACCGTCAACTGCATCTCGCCGACGGGCACGACCCGCATCGCGGCGACCATCCCCACGGCCGGCATCCCGATCAAGGAACCGAACGAGTACACCGAGTTCGACCTGATGGACCCGTCGTCGAGTGCACCACTCGTCGCCTGGCTGTCGAGTGACAAGGCGGCGCACATCACCGGTCAGGTGATCCGTGCGTACGGAGATCGTCTGGCTCGAATTCTTCCGCTGTCGTACGGCCCCGAGGTCAACAACGGCGACAAGCGGTGGACGCCCGAGGCCGCCGGCGCACGGGTCGACATGGACCTGTTCGGCGTGGTGACCCCAGGCCTCAGGTACTGA